A region of the Arenibacter antarcticus genome:
GCGGTGGCTGACTATCTGGAAGCTTGGGACGTGAATCGAGAGGTTTAATCCAAGTGACATTGGCATAGAAAAGTTGCTTATTCATATCTAATAATCAGTGTGGCGATAATTGGGTAGTTAGGAAACTAGTGTTTCAGCGCCTTAATGGGCTATTGAGGAATGTTATACCCCATAATTCATCAAACTGCATTTTAGACCGTACATTTGTAATAAATTATATTTGCAAAAACAACTTTCAACATGCAATTAAAGCTTACAAGACCTATTTGTTTTTTTGACCTAGAAACTACTGGCACCAATGTAGCCAAGGACAGGATCGTAGAAATAGCCATTTTAAAAGTGTTTCCCAACGGGAACAAGGAGAGTAAAACATGGTTGGTAAATCCAGAAATGCACATTCCAGACGAAGTAGTGGCCATTCATGGCATTACCAATGAAAAAGTAGCTCAAGAACCAACTTTTAAAGAACTTTCCAAAGAGATCTATAAAATGATTAAGGAATGCGATCTTGGTGGGTATAACTCCGACCGTTTCGATATCCCACTTCTGGCCGAGGAATTGCTGAGGGCAGATATAGATTTTGATATGAAAAGTACGGTTTCCGTAGATGTGCAGACTATTTTCCATAAAATGGAGAAACGTACCTTAGAAGCGGCGTATAAGTTTTATTGTGATAAGGACCTGAAGGATGCTCACAGTGCGGAAGCAGATACTTTGGCGACTTATGAAGTGCTTTTGTCACAATTGGACCGGTATTCCGAACTTGAGAATAATGTCAAGAAATTATCTGAATTTACCACAAGAAAGCAATCAGTCGATTTTGCTGGATTCATTGTGTTAGACAAGGAAGGGGAAGAGGTTTTTTCTTTCGGAAAACACAAGGGCAAAAAAGTCCATGAAGTACTGGAGAAGGAGCCTGGATATTTTGGGTGGATCTTAAATGCCGATTTCCCATTGTATACTAAAAAAGTATTGACCCAAATTAAATTGAGCAAATTAAACAATAAGCTGGGCTAAATCATTAATGCCTTGGTGGTAGGTTAAACTTACTAGATCCATTGTCGATGCAGGGGATTATTGAAGCATGGGGGGAAACGATTTCAGATTTTAGAAGGAACTTCCAAACTAAATTTTCAGCTTTAATAGTGCAACTAAAATCATATTTTACTGGCTTTAACTTAACACTTAAACCTAAATCAACCTATAATAATTATGAA
Encoded here:
- a CDS encoding 3'-5' exonuclease; the encoded protein is MQLKLTRPICFFDLETTGTNVAKDRIVEIAILKVFPNGNKESKTWLVNPEMHIPDEVVAIHGITNEKVAQEPTFKELSKEIYKMIKECDLGGYNSDRFDIPLLAEELLRADIDFDMKSTVSVDVQTIFHKMEKRTLEAAYKFYCDKDLKDAHSAEADTLATYEVLLSQLDRYSELENNVKKLSEFTTRKQSVDFAGFIVLDKEGEEVFSFGKHKGKKVHEVLEKEPGYFGWILNADFPLYTKKVLTQIKLSKLNNKLG